A window of the Caldalkalibacillus salinus genome harbors these coding sequences:
- a CDS encoding RsfA family transcriptional regulator yields MTATRQDAWSEDDDLLLAEVVLRHIREGSTQLNAFEEVGQRLSRTAAACGFRWNSLVRKKYESAIQIAKAQRQQRKAKGKKRFFTEQDEGMMTQPEETYAMNGASTPYEQEISDISVNSGSETTEDSIDFDQVIRFLRSHKDSFKRVKQMEKELQEKEDEIQKLREENEKMRHDLGSVQNDYQTMNEDYRALIKIMDRARKLAFLGEEQEEKMSFKMDKNGNLERVEK; encoded by the coding sequence ATGACTGCAACTAGACAAGACGCATGGAGCGAAGATGATGATCTATTGTTAGCTGAAGTTGTGCTTAGACATATACGTGAAGGTAGTACACAGTTGAACGCGTTTGAAGAAGTGGGTCAAAGATTATCTAGAACAGCTGCAGCTTGTGGCTTCCGTTGGAATAGTCTTGTACGTAAAAAGTATGAGTCTGCTATACAAATTGCCAAAGCCCAACGACAGCAAAGGAAAGCGAAAGGCAAAAAACGTTTCTTTACAGAGCAAGACGAGGGCATGATGACTCAACCGGAAGAGACATATGCCATGAATGGAGCTAGCACACCCTATGAACAGGAGATATCTGATATCTCAGTTAACAGTGGATCAGAGACAACCGAAGATTCAATTGATTTTGACCAGGTGATTCGTTTCTTACGGTCTCATAAGGATAGCTTCAAGCGTGTCAAACAAATGGAAAAGGAATTACAAGAAAAGGAAGATGAAATTCAAAAGCTTCGTGAAGAAAATGAAAAGATGAGACATGACCTAGGGTCTGTACAGAATGATTACCAAACGATGAACGAGGATTATCGCGCGCTCATAAAAATAATGGATCGTGCCCGTAAACTAGCATTTTTAGGTGAAGAACAGGAAGAAAAAATGAGCTTTAAAATGGATAAAAACGGTAACTTAGAACGAGTCGAGAAGTAA
- a CDS encoding N-acetyltransferase, with protein sequence MEKPEVKRLLINYKTLEEFQKFKEYGLEELSMLEDLQANIIEDDSNSPFYGIYYGDKLVARMSLYNISAKYDRYFDPANGYLELWKLEVLSDYRNRNYGTALVEFAKSFGLPVKTNARQASGDFWTKMGFKPVKYNPIRDRGENPYIWLPEGVSEQSLEDESVTS encoded by the coding sequence ATGGAGAAACCAGAGGTAAAGCGTCTGTTAATTAATTATAAAACGCTAGAAGAGTTTCAAAAGTTTAAAGAGTATGGTCTTGAAGAGCTTTCTATGCTTGAGGATCTCCAAGCCAATATCATAGAAGATGATAGTAATTCTCCGTTTTATGGCATTTATTACGGAGATAAGCTGGTTGCTAGAATGAGTTTATATAATATCAGTGCCAAATATGACCGGTACTTTGACCCCGCAAACGGTTATCTAGAACTATGGAAGCTTGAGGTATTGTCTGACTATCGGAATCGCAATTATGGAACCGCTTTAGTAGAGTTTGCGAAGAGTTTCGGTTTGCCAGTCAAAACCAACGCGCGTCAAGCTTCAGGAGACTTTTGGACCAAGATGGGGTTCAAACCTGTCAAATATAACCCGATACGCGACCGAGGTGAGAACCCATATATATGGCTTCCTGAAGGCGTGTCCGAACAGTCCCTAGAGGATGAGTCTGTGACATCCTAG
- a CDS encoding acetyl-CoA carboxylase biotin carboxylase subunit, producing the protein MSKEKVLIANRGEIARRIIKTCHDKGYDTIAIYSDADQDWPYVQEATEAVHIGPSPVLQSYLQMDRIIDVAKEQGATYVHPGYGLLSENDQFARKCLAKGLTFIGPHPDTIQIMGDKIKARKKMQEAGVPVVPGVEGEAPTLEDALNQAAQLGYPVMLKASAGGGGIGMQICQDEEELKKAYESAKGRAKAYFGNDKMFIEKYIINPRHIEVQILGDTHGRIVHLFERDCSVQRRHQKVIEESPSPFLDESTREAICTAALKAAKAVDYVGAGTVEFVMGEDKQFYFLEMNTRLQVEHPVTEELTGLDIVALQLQVAAGEALPFKQEDVRRQGHVMEFRLYAEDPETFYPAPGKVERYEPAVGCGVRYDSGIESGCVISHYYDPMIAKLIVSGSNRLEVLEKSKYALEHTTLSGIKHNIPFLHAVLKDEAFKKGQYTTLFVNELQKKTSSQKQ; encoded by the coding sequence ATGTCAAAAGAAAAAGTACTCATAGCAAATCGGGGTGAGATCGCGCGACGTATTATTAAAACATGTCATGACAAAGGGTACGATACGATCGCCATTTATTCTGATGCAGATCAGGATTGGCCTTATGTACAGGAAGCGACAGAAGCCGTCCATATAGGTCCTTCTCCAGTCCTACAAAGTTATCTTCAAATGGATCGTATCATTGATGTGGCCAAGGAACAAGGCGCTACCTATGTTCATCCAGGTTACGGTTTGCTCTCTGAAAACGATCAATTCGCTAGAAAATGTTTAGCGAAGGGCTTAACCTTTATAGGCCCCCACCCTGACACCATACAAATCATGGGGGATAAGATAAAGGCTAGAAAGAAGATGCAAGAGGCCGGCGTTCCTGTCGTGCCAGGCGTAGAAGGCGAGGCCCCAACACTTGAGGATGCCCTAAATCAAGCGGCACAGCTTGGTTACCCTGTCATGTTAAAAGCGAGTGCAGGAGGCGGTGGTATAGGCATGCAAATCTGTCAAGATGAAGAGGAGCTAAAAAAGGCCTATGAATCTGCAAAAGGGAGAGCAAAAGCTTACTTCGGCAATGATAAGATGTTTATAGAAAAATATATCATCAACCCACGTCATATTGAAGTACAGATCCTAGGTGATACACACGGGCGTATCGTACACTTGTTTGAAAGAGACTGTTCAGTACAGCGTCGACACCAAAAAGTGATAGAAGAATCACCTTCCCCTTTTTTAGATGAGTCCACGAGGGAAGCGATTTGTACAGCAGCACTCAAAGCAGCAAAAGCTGTTGACTATGTCGGTGCAGGTACAGTTGAATTTGTTATGGGAGAAGACAAACAATTTTACTTCCTGGAAATGAACACACGTTTGCAGGTTGAGCATCCTGTAACCGAAGAATTGACCGGGTTAGACATCGTAGCTTTACAGTTACAAGTTGCCGCTGGAGAAGCATTACCCTTCAAGCAAGAAGATGTCCGCAGGCAAGGTCATGTCATGGAGTTCAGACTCTACGCTGAGGATCCCGAGACTTTTTATCCTGCACCAGGAAAAGTAGAACGTTATGAACCAGCTGTCGGTTGTGGGGTAAGATACGATAGTGGTATTGAGAGCGGGTGTGTTATTTCTCACTATTATGATCCTATGATTGCGAAATTAATTGTAAGCGGTTCCAACCGTTTGGAAGTCCTAGAGAAGTCAAAGTATGCATTAGAGCACACAACGCTTTCAGGTATCAAGCATAACATACCCTTTTTGCATGCAGTATTAAAGGATGAAGCTTTTAAGAAGGGACAGTACACCACTTTATTTGTCAATGAATTACAGAAAAAAACGTCAAGTCAAAAACAATGA
- a CDS encoding acetyl-CoA carboxylase biotin carboxyl carrier protein subunit yields the protein MQKVTSNMAGSVFQVHVKEGDEVKVGQDVIILESMKMEVPITADIDGVVKEVRFQVGEFVNEGDVVLVLE from the coding sequence ATGCAAAAGGTAACGTCTAATATGGCAGGGAGTGTATTCCAAGTACACGTGAAAGAGGGTGATGAGGTCAAAGTGGGTCAAGATGTGATTATTTTGGAATCAATGAAGATGGAAGTTCCTATCACAGCAGATATCGATGGCGTAGTGAAAGAGGTACGTTTCCAGGTTGGGGAATTTGTTAATGAAGGTGACGTTGTGCTTGTTCTTGAGTGA
- a CDS encoding acyl-CoA carboxylase subunit beta has translation MSDSLQDTLKERVSHIERGGAEKYHQKQKEQNKLFVRDRLNLLLDDGLRHEDGKFANCLAEGLPADGVVTGTGKINGQTVCIMANDSTVKAGSWGARTVEKIIRIQETAEKLKVPLLYLVDSAGARITDQVEMFPNRRGAGRIFYNQVKLSGVIPQICLLFGPSAAGGAYIPAFCDVVIMVDQNASMYLGSPRMAEMVIGEKVTLEEMGGAKMHCTVSGCGDILAADEEEAISLAQSYLSYFPAHYKERPPILEPKPPHPEAKRVEDIVPTDQNKPFDMYELIDSIIDETSFFEIKKRFAPELITGFARLNGQPIGIVANQSRVKGGVLFVDSADKAARFITLCDAYHIPLLFLADVPGFMIGTKVEQAGIIRHGAKMISAMSEASVPKISVIVRKAYGAGLYAMAGPAFEPDACIALPTASIAVMGPEAAVNAVYSNKINEIEDPQEKMRFVMEKRKEYQENIDIYRLAGELIVDDIVPGDALREQLLYRYESYQSKELNFSTRKHPVYPV, from the coding sequence ATGTCAGATTCATTACAAGACACGTTAAAAGAAAGAGTCAGCCATATCGAACGTGGTGGAGCGGAGAAATACCATCAGAAACAAAAAGAGCAAAACAAACTTTTCGTCAGAGACCGCTTAAATTTATTACTTGATGATGGCTTACGACATGAAGATGGTAAGTTTGCCAATTGTTTAGCAGAAGGTTTACCTGCCGATGGGGTCGTCACTGGAACAGGGAAAATTAACGGACAGACTGTTTGTATTATGGCTAATGATTCAACAGTGAAGGCAGGTTCCTGGGGAGCAAGAACTGTAGAGAAAATCATTCGCATACAAGAAACGGCTGAAAAACTTAAAGTACCACTCTTGTACTTGGTTGACTCTGCTGGGGCTAGAATTACGGATCAGGTGGAGATGTTCCCTAATCGACGTGGGGCCGGTCGGATATTTTATAATCAAGTCAAATTATCCGGTGTCATCCCACAGATTTGTTTGTTGTTTGGTCCATCAGCTGCGGGTGGCGCTTATATCCCCGCCTTCTGCGATGTTGTCATTATGGTAGATCAGAATGCTAGTATGTATCTTGGTTCCCCACGCATGGCTGAGATGGTCATCGGAGAGAAGGTGACCCTTGAGGAAATGGGAGGCGCTAAGATGCATTGCACAGTAAGTGGTTGTGGAGATATCTTAGCTGCAGATGAAGAAGAAGCCATTTCGTTGGCTCAATCTTATTTGTCCTATTTTCCAGCTCATTATAAGGAACGTCCGCCTATCCTGGAGCCTAAGCCACCACACCCGGAAGCAAAACGTGTGGAGGATATTGTTCCGACGGATCAGAATAAACCCTTTGATATGTATGAGTTGATTGATTCTATCATTGATGAAACCTCTTTCTTCGAAATCAAGAAACGCTTCGCACCAGAGCTCATCACCGGTTTCGCCCGTTTAAATGGGCAACCGATAGGCATTGTGGCCAATCAATCAAGAGTTAAAGGTGGCGTCTTATTTGTAGACTCAGCAGATAAAGCCGCCCGTTTCATTACGTTGTGTGACGCTTATCATATCCCCTTACTCTTCTTAGCGGATGTACCTGGCTTCATGATCGGAACAAAAGTAGAGCAAGCGGGTATTATTAGACACGGGGCTAAAATGATCTCTGCCATGTCTGAGGCTTCTGTGCCTAAAATTTCAGTCATTGTGCGTAAAGCGTACGGAGCTGGCCTGTATGCTATGGCTGGCCCTGCGTTTGAACCGGATGCTTGTATCGCTTTGCCCACCGCTTCAATCGCCGTTATGGGGCCTGAGGCTGCCGTTAATGCCGTTTATAGTAACAAAATCAATGAAATAGAAGATCCACAGGAAAAAATGAGATTTGTAATGGAGAAACGCAAGGAATATCAAGAGAACATCGATATTTATCGTTTAGCTGGTGAACTGATCGTCGATGATATCGTCCCGGGAGACGCTTTGCGCGAGCAGTTATTGTACCGTTATGAATCGTATCAAAGCAAAGAGTTGAACTTCTCCACGCGTAAACATCCGGTATATCCTGTTTGA
- a CDS encoding 2-dehydropantoate 2-reductase produces MMCDQGKQSDHQSGQHLTEPKKTHVKDRLDPYRVCVIGAGSIGLWFGGISSLFADVTFITRRVQQADRLVQNGVKLIRDEKAVIRGVDAYPMKEIRHDPSFLRQYDLIVVSVKQYQLPSVMTFLQDSLLTEQNALYFLMNGMSHLGQRYDVINSPIYLGMTQSGATRLSDTDVQERGLGLTLYGRYDPDQSLSTPSCPPSHSRESGLWQCMKEGFNEHHVPFEYTDHVWMPIIQKCIVNACINPLTALFRVQNGELIADETLHILLMQAYEELASFISDAYPEQADKILKQGKLKEEIIDICRITSGNISSMLQDIRASRETEIDAINGYFIRMAEKQQLGSLPTHNFLYRSIKYLEQQN; encoded by the coding sequence ATGATGTGTGATCAAGGTAAGCAAAGTGATCATCAAAGTGGGCAACACTTGACAGAACCTAAAAAAACGCATGTTAAAGATCGCTTAGACCCTTATCGTGTATGTGTGATTGGCGCAGGTTCAATCGGGTTATGGTTCGGAGGAATATCGTCTCTGTTCGCTGACGTGACTTTTATCACGAGACGAGTGCAACAGGCTGACCGCTTAGTCCAAAATGGTGTCAAACTAATTAGAGATGAGAAGGCAGTCATAAGAGGGGTCGATGCCTATCCTATGAAAGAAATACGTCATGACCCATCTTTTTTAAGACAATATGATCTCATAGTGGTGTCAGTGAAGCAATATCAGTTACCCAGTGTCATGACTTTTTTGCAAGATAGTCTATTAACTGAACAGAACGCCCTTTATTTTCTAATGAACGGTATGAGTCATTTAGGACAGCGCTATGATGTTATCAATAGTCCAATATATTTAGGAATGACACAGAGTGGGGCGACACGTTTATCTGATACAGATGTTCAGGAACGTGGTTTAGGGCTAACACTATATGGCAGATATGATCCCGATCAATCGTTATCTACACCATCATGTCCTCCTAGCCATTCTAGAGAAAGCGGCCTTTGGCAGTGCATGAAAGAAGGCTTTAATGAACATCATGTGCCATTTGAATACACGGATCACGTATGGATGCCTATTATACAGAAATGTATTGTTAACGCTTGTATTAACCCTCTGACAGCTTTATTCAGGGTTCAAAATGGTGAACTGATCGCCGATGAAACGTTACATATCTTGCTAATGCAAGCGTATGAGGAGCTGGCCTCATTTATTTCGGATGCCTACCCAGAGCAAGCTGACAAAATTTTAAAACAAGGGAAATTAAAGGAGGAAATCATCGATATTTGTAGAATTACAAGTGGAAATATTTCCTCTATGCTTCAAGATATACGAGCATCTCGAGAGACGGAGATAGACGCCATTAACGGATACTTTATACGTATGGCTGAAAAGCAACAGTTAGGGAGTCTACCGACGCACAACTTCTTATATCGATCTATCAAGTACTTAGAACAGCAAAACTAG
- a CDS encoding DUF3397 family protein: MLVSIIAHLTAGLSLFPLLSFILLFFVLYVFTRDKRLAVHWSINVTCLLLVVSIYLTVKQLWGISIHWLLGTIIFLIISVLTYLQYAIRGDIYLDRLAKGAIRLTFLLSVPVHVVLYIWVVIRAVLSSTT; this comes from the coding sequence TTGTTAGTTTCAATTATCGCTCATCTCACGGCAGGGTTATCCTTGTTCCCATTGCTTTCCTTTATTCTTCTTTTCTTTGTCTTATATGTTTTCACCAGAGACAAACGGTTAGCGGTGCATTGGTCCATAAATGTTACTTGCCTGTTGCTCGTTGTCTCCATATATCTAACGGTCAAACAGCTGTGGGGAATCTCCATTCATTGGCTACTGGGGACAATAATATTTCTCATTATTTCTGTTTTAACCTATTTGCAATACGCCATAAGAGGAGACATCTATTTAGACAGATTGGCTAAAGGGGCGATTCGATTAACTTTTTTACTATCTGTTCCCGTGCATGTTGTTTTGTACATATGGGTTGTTATACGTGCGGTTCTAAGTTCGACCACATGA
- the bshC gene encoding bacillithiol biosynthesis cysteine-adding enzyme BshC: protein MNLHVKEHSIDQLTSFGTDYIHHFDRVAPFFHYHPFAEDSYRQRVEELRQQNFPRKGLADVIRSFHQKWGIHPNVEENLRKLEDSQSVVVIGGQQAGLLLGPLYTLHKVISILTLARQQEKELGIPVVPVFWIAGEDHDYHEINHVFVPGQNENVTKLSLSESEQSRTSMSYLSLPKDEVRAWLNQFFESQPETEFSHELKDLLLSNMEQSTTFVDYFASLLHHLFQDYGLLMIDSADEALRTLETEMFKQVIERYEEIDGHVRQGISDVMDRGYQPQVQLGEYPALLFVQDQEGRLLLEKIEDGFQAKVGGLHLSKDELLKMAENEPQRLSHNVVTRPLMQEMLFPTLAFVAGPGETSYWALYKGMFESFGKKMPVLAPRMSMTLIEKPIAKILSKREMPVDTVFGHMDRFRQQWLKEQDHLQLETTFTQLRENIHQAYEPVLQKLENVPGMDALGSKNIEKVLTQVDYLEKRSVASLKSQHDVALRQFDKVEQSLFPLGKLQERTHNPFTFFNKHGMVLVKHLLDLPLEANGQHKLIYIQ, encoded by the coding sequence ATGAATTTGCACGTCAAGGAACATAGCATAGATCAACTCACGTCATTTGGAACAGACTATATCCATCATTTTGACCGTGTAGCTCCTTTTTTTCACTATCATCCTTTTGCAGAGGATAGTTATCGTCAAAGAGTAGAGGAGCTCAGACAACAAAACTTTCCAAGAAAAGGGTTAGCCGATGTCATACGCTCGTTTCATCAGAAGTGGGGCATTCATCCCAACGTAGAAGAGAACTTACGCAAACTAGAAGACAGTCAAAGTGTTGTCGTCATTGGTGGTCAGCAAGCCGGATTGCTATTGGGGCCCCTTTATACTTTACATAAAGTCATCAGTATCTTGACGTTAGCAAGACAGCAAGAAAAAGAGCTTGGGATTCCAGTGGTGCCAGTGTTTTGGATTGCGGGAGAGGACCACGATTATCATGAAATTAACCACGTGTTTGTCCCTGGACAAAATGAAAATGTAACCAAATTGTCTTTGTCGGAATCAGAGCAGTCTCGAACATCCATGTCTTACCTATCATTACCTAAGGATGAAGTCAGAGCATGGTTAAACCAATTCTTTGAATCGCAGCCAGAGACAGAGTTTAGTCATGAGTTAAAAGATCTACTCCTATCTAACATGGAGCAGTCCACGACGTTCGTGGATTATTTTGCTTCTCTACTGCACCATTTGTTTCAGGATTACGGCTTACTCATGATTGATTCAGCGGACGAAGCCCTAAGGACTTTGGAAACAGAGATGTTCAAACAGGTGATAGAGCGTTATGAAGAGATTGACGGCCACGTCCGACAGGGCATAAGCGATGTGATGGATAGAGGCTATCAACCCCAAGTTCAGCTAGGGGAATACCCTGCCTTGTTATTCGTTCAAGATCAGGAAGGGCGCTTACTACTAGAAAAAATTGAGGATGGCTTTCAAGCTAAAGTTGGCGGTTTGCACTTGTCCAAGGATGAATTGCTCAAAATGGCTGAAAACGAGCCCCAGCGCTTGAGTCATAATGTGGTCACTCGTCCCCTGATGCAAGAAATGTTATTCCCTACACTTGCCTTCGTTGCGGGACCTGGTGAAACCTCATATTGGGCGCTGTATAAAGGAATGTTTGAATCGTTTGGCAAGAAGATGCCGGTCCTTGCTCCTCGTATGAGTATGACCCTTATAGAGAAGCCTATCGCTAAGATTTTATCGAAACGAGAGATGCCTGTGGATACCGTATTTGGCCACATGGACCGTTTTCGTCAACAATGGCTAAAGGAACAGGATCACTTGCAGTTAGAAACGACTTTTACTCAGCTGCGCGAAAATATCCACCAGGCTTATGAGCCAGTGTTGCAGAAACTCGAGAACGTGCCTGGTATGGATGCACTGGGGTCTAAGAATATTGAGAAGGTTTTAACACAAGTCGATTACTTAGAAAAAAGAAGTGTAGCTTCTCTTAAGTCTCAGCACGATGTGGCTCTGCGACAGTTTGACAAAGTTGAACAGTCTCTATTTCCTTTAGGGAAGTTACAGGAACGTACCCATAACCCTTTTACCTTTTTTAATAAGCATGGTATGGTATTAGTGAAGCATTTACTAGATCTTCCACTAGAAGCGAATGGGCAACACAAGCTCATTTATATTCAATAG